The following are encoded together in the Vibrio zhugei genome:
- a CDS encoding ribose-phosphate pyrophosphokinase, with protein MPDMKLFAGNATPELAQRIADRLYISLGDATVSRFSDGEVAVQINENVRGSDVFLIQSTCAPTNDNLMELVVMIDAMRRASAGRITAVIPYFGYARQDRRVRSARVPITAKVVADFLSNVGVDRVLTIDLHAEQIQGFFDVPVDNIFGTPVLLEDMQVRGLVDPVVVSPDLGGVVRARATAKAMGDIDIAIIDKRRPRANVSEVMNLIGDVEGRDCIIVDDMIDTGGTLCKAAEALKNRGAKRVFAYATHAIFSGDAAKNIKNSVLDQVIVTDSITLSKEMAATGKVCQLTLSTMLAEAIRRISNEESISAMFNA; from the coding sequence GTGCCTGATATGAAGCTATTTGCTGGTAATGCCACACCTGAACTAGCCCAACGTATTGCTGATCGTCTCTATATTTCCCTTGGTGATGCTACCGTTTCCCGTTTTTCCGATGGTGAAGTCGCGGTACAAATCAATGAAAATGTTCGTGGTAGCGATGTTTTTCTTATTCAATCAACCTGTGCTCCAACCAATGATAACCTCATGGAGTTGGTCGTAATGATTGACGCAATGCGCCGTGCTTCAGCTGGACGTATTACGGCTGTAATCCCATACTTCGGCTATGCACGCCAAGACCGTCGCGTCCGTTCTGCTCGTGTGCCAATTACCGCCAAAGTTGTTGCAGACTTCCTTTCTAACGTGGGTGTTGACCGCGTCTTAACCATCGACCTTCATGCAGAACAAATTCAAGGATTCTTCGACGTCCCTGTCGATAATATCTTCGGTACTCCGGTACTTCTTGAAGATATGCAAGTTCGCGGACTTGTCGATCCTGTTGTTGTATCTCCAGACTTAGGCGGTGTCGTCCGTGCTCGTGCAACGGCAAAAGCGATGGGTGATATTGATATTGCGATTATCGATAAACGCCGCCCACGCGCCAATGTGTCTGAAGTAATGAACCTAATTGGTGACGTAGAAGGCCGTGACTGCATTATTGTTGATGACATGATCGACACTGGTGGCACGTTATGCAAAGCGGCTGAAGCACTGAAAAATCGCGGCGCTAAGCGCGTATTTGCCTATGCAACTCACGCCATTTTCTCAGGCGATGCGGCGAAAAACATCAAAAATTCAGTATTAGACCAAGTGATCGTCACTGACTCAATCACCTTGAGTAAAGAGATGGCAGCAACAGGTAAAGTGTGTCAATTGACCTTATCGACCATGCTTGCTGAAGCCATTCGTCGCATCAGTAACGAAGAATCCATTTCGGCAATGTTTAACGCATAA
- the ispE gene encoding 4-(cytidine 5'-diphospho)-2-C-methyl-D-erythritol kinase, with protein MKTVTTQWPSPAKLNLFLYINGQREDGYHELQTLFQFLDYGDELAITVTSDSAITLSPDLPEVPVEENLIYRAAVALQTYTQCRSGAHIELTKVLPMGGGIGGGSSNAATTLVALNHLWNTGCSDDELAQLGLKLGADVPVFIRGFAAFAEGVGEQLMPVQPNESWYLVVRPNVSISTKEVFTHPDLPRHTPKRPLPELLAQPYENDCEKIVRLLYPEVDNKLSSLLQYAPSRLTGTGSCIFAEFPNAEQANTALAKLDTNSVSAFVAQGRNTSPLKEALVVYETTKTLSI; from the coding sequence ATGAAAACAGTGACCACTCAGTGGCCCTCTCCGGCAAAATTGAACTTATTCCTCTACATCAATGGTCAGAGGGAGGATGGGTATCATGAATTACAGACCCTTTTCCAATTTTTAGACTATGGCGATGAGTTGGCCATCACGGTTACCTCGGATTCCGCCATTACACTCAGTCCAGACTTACCTGAGGTCCCAGTAGAAGAGAACCTTATCTACCGGGCGGCCGTTGCCCTGCAAACCTATACCCAATGTCGCAGCGGCGCGCATATTGAGCTGACAAAAGTTCTGCCCATGGGCGGCGGAATCGGTGGGGGATCTTCGAATGCCGCGACCACATTAGTGGCACTCAATCATCTCTGGAATACTGGCTGTAGTGACGACGAGTTAGCACAGTTGGGGCTCAAACTTGGCGCCGATGTCCCCGTATTCATTCGAGGATTTGCAGCGTTTGCTGAAGGTGTCGGCGAACAATTGATGCCAGTCCAACCCAATGAATCTTGGTATCTGGTCGTACGACCCAATGTCTCGATTTCGACCAAAGAGGTATTTACCCATCCCGATTTACCTCGCCATACGCCTAAGCGCCCGCTGCCTGAACTTTTAGCACAACCTTACGAAAACGATTGCGAAAAAATTGTCCGATTACTGTATCCAGAGGTTGATAATAAACTTTCATCGCTGCTACAATATGCGCCGTCGAGGTTAACTGGTACTGGATCTTGCATTTTTGCGGAATTTCCTAACGCGGAACAAGCCAATACTGCTCTTGCTAAACTTGATACTAATAGTGTTTCAGCGTTTGTCGCGCAAGGGCGAAATACATCGCCGTTGAAAGAAGCACTGGTTGTTTATGAAACAACCAAGACCCTTTCTATTTAA
- the lolB gene encoding lipoprotein insertase outer membrane protein LolB yields the protein MRFVTQRITLLFSLVVLFLAGCSSVTHSPDYQVDWSEHQARLTQIDQYTLSGKMGYISPQQRQSMNFQWRKRGENTDLRLTNFLGQTVLHLTMTHDGATIHTYDDKTFRDKDAQALVARLTGLRLPIIPLQKWILGLPSDSDDHILNQNNTLSSLITTIDHKRWLVNYTDYSAYPYQGTPLYLPTRLSLSQGQIKLRIVISKWAVQ from the coding sequence ATGAGATTTGTCACCCAACGTATTACGCTACTTTTCTCGCTAGTTGTACTGTTTTTAGCAGGATGCAGTTCCGTCACACACTCCCCCGATTACCAAGTTGATTGGTCCGAGCATCAAGCTCGTTTAACACAGATCGATCAATATACACTGTCGGGCAAGATGGGATATATTTCGCCGCAACAACGGCAATCCATGAACTTTCAATGGCGTAAACGTGGTGAGAATACCGATTTGCGTTTAACCAACTTCCTTGGTCAAACCGTCTTGCACCTGACCATGACTCACGATGGCGCAACGATTCACACCTATGATGATAAAACCTTCCGTGACAAAGATGCGCAAGCTTTAGTGGCACGTTTAACTGGGCTACGCTTACCCATCATCCCATTACAAAAATGGATATTAGGTTTACCAAGTGACTCCGATGACCATATTCTCAATCAAAACAATACGCTGAGTTCGCTCATTACGACAATCGATCACAAGCGCTGGCTGGTTAACTATACGGATTATAGTGCTTACCCTTATCAAGGCACCCCGTTGTACCTTCCAACGCGTTTATCCTTGTCTCAAGGGCAGATTAAGCTACGTATTGTGATTAGCAAATGGGCCGTCCAATAA
- the hemA gene encoding glutamyl-tRNA reductase encodes MSLLSIGINHNTAPVELREKVAFGPEKLKDALTQLSDSAYVNGGVIVSTCNRTELYCDVKNASKNKLIDWLSSFHDVPPEEIKPSLYVHEEQAAIRHLMRVSCGLDSLVLGEPQILGQVKQAYADAREQNAVDPAIEKWFQKAFSVAKRVRTETDIGGNAVSVAYATCTLAKHIFDSLKDATVLLVGAGDTIELVATHLVSHQCKRIIVANRTRERGMALAESVNGEVIALNEIPDHLASADIVISSTASPLPIIGKGMVEAAVKARRHKPMLLIDIAVPRDVESQVGDIDDVYLYTVDDLQSIIDSNMAQRKVEAVQAESIVSEESAEFMGWMRSLQAVDSIRDYRTKANDTREELLAKSMQALASGADPEKLLIELSNKLTNKLIHAPTRALQAAAQHGEPEKLAVIRQSLGLDDPQ; translated from the coding sequence ATGTCTTTACTTTCTATTGGTATCAATCACAACACGGCGCCTGTTGAACTGCGTGAAAAAGTCGCTTTCGGTCCAGAAAAACTGAAAGATGCTTTGACGCAGTTGTCGGATAGTGCCTATGTGAATGGAGGCGTTATCGTATCGACCTGCAATCGCACTGAGCTCTACTGTGATGTCAAGAATGCCAGTAAGAATAAGCTCATTGATTGGTTATCCAGCTTCCATGATGTTCCTCCGGAAGAAATCAAACCCAGCCTATACGTGCATGAAGAGCAAGCGGCGATTCGTCATTTGATGCGCGTCTCTTGTGGTTTAGATTCATTGGTGTTGGGTGAGCCGCAAATTTTGGGTCAGGTAAAACAAGCGTATGCCGATGCAAGAGAGCAAAATGCGGTCGATCCAGCGATAGAAAAATGGTTCCAAAAAGCCTTTTCGGTGGCGAAACGGGTCCGAACGGAAACCGACATTGGTGGTAACGCGGTATCGGTGGCTTATGCTACGTGTACCTTGGCCAAGCACATTTTTGACTCGTTGAAAGATGCAACCGTATTGTTGGTCGGGGCGGGAGACACGATAGAGTTGGTGGCGACTCATCTAGTCAGTCATCAGTGTAAGCGCATCATTGTGGCCAACCGGACTCGTGAGCGGGGGATGGCTCTGGCAGAAAGTGTCAACGGAGAAGTCATTGCCCTCAATGAAATTCCTGACCACCTTGCCAGCGCGGATATTGTGATCAGTTCAACGGCCAGTCCCTTGCCGATCATCGGTAAGGGGATGGTTGAAGCCGCAGTTAAAGCGCGGCGCCACAAGCCCATGTTGCTTATTGATATTGCGGTTCCTCGTGATGTGGAATCTCAGGTGGGGGATATCGATGATGTATACTTGTATACCGTGGATGATTTGCAGTCCATTATTGATAGTAATATGGCGCAAAGAAAAGTCGAAGCGGTACAAGCTGAAAGCATCGTCAGCGAAGAAAGCGCCGAATTTATGGGCTGGATGCGATCCTTGCAGGCAGTCGACAGTATCCGCGATTACCGTACCAAGGCGAACGATACTCGCGAAGAATTGTTGGCAAAAAGCATGCAAGCCTTAGCGTCTGGCGCCGATCCAGAAAAATTGTTAATTGAGCTCAGCAATAAATTGACGAATAAATTGATTCATGCTCCAACGCGCGCTTTACAGGCGGCTGCCCAGCATGGTGAGCCAGAAAAATTAGCGGTCATACGACAAAGTTTGGGTCTTGATGACCCTCAATAA
- the prfA gene encoding peptide chain release factor 1, with product MKASILVKLETLVERYEEVQYLLGDPEVIGDQNKFRTLSKEYSQLEEVTKCFQAYQQAQQDLEAAQEMANEDDAEMREMAEEEAKDAEQLIAKLASDLEVLLLPKDPNDDRNCFLEIRAGAGGDEAGIFAGDLFRMYSRFAEKKGWKVEVMSASESEHGGYKEMIAKVAGEGVYGVLKFESGGHRVQRVPETESQGRVHTSACTVAVMPEIPEAEVPELRTGDLRIDTFRSSGAGGQHVNTTDSAIRITHLPTGIVVECQDERSQHKNKAKAMAVLAARIAKAEEEKRAAEISDTRRDLLGSGDRSDRIRTYNYPQGRVSDHRINLTVYRLNEVMGGDLQTLIDPVIQEHQADQLAALAEQQ from the coding sequence ATGAAAGCGTCGATTTTAGTAAAGCTTGAAACCCTAGTAGAACGATATGAAGAAGTTCAGTATCTGCTAGGTGATCCAGAGGTCATTGGGGATCAAAATAAATTCCGAACTCTGTCGAAAGAGTATTCTCAGTTAGAAGAAGTCACCAAATGCTTTCAAGCATACCAACAAGCGCAACAGGATTTAGAAGCCGCTCAAGAAATGGCTAACGAAGACGATGCTGAGATGCGCGAAATGGCAGAAGAAGAAGCCAAAGACGCCGAGCAACTGATTGCGAAATTAGCGTCGGATCTTGAAGTCTTATTGCTCCCTAAAGATCCCAATGATGACCGCAACTGTTTCCTTGAAATCCGTGCTGGAGCCGGCGGTGATGAAGCGGGGATTTTTGCCGGAGATTTGTTCCGTATGTACAGCCGTTTTGCTGAGAAAAAAGGCTGGAAAGTGGAAGTCATGTCAGCGAGTGAGTCTGAACATGGCGGGTACAAGGAAATGATCGCGAAAGTCGCCGGAGAAGGTGTCTATGGCGTGTTGAAATTCGAATCGGGAGGACATCGAGTCCAACGAGTACCTGAAACTGAATCACAAGGCCGCGTGCATACCTCGGCGTGTACCGTTGCTGTGATGCCTGAAATACCGGAAGCAGAAGTGCCTGAATTGCGTACAGGAGACTTACGCATTGATACCTTCCGCTCATCAGGCGCAGGTGGTCAGCACGTCAACACGACCGATTCAGCGATTCGTATTACCCACTTACCAACGGGGATTGTCGTGGAGTGTCAGGATGAGCGCTCCCAACATAAAAACAAAGCGAAAGCGATGGCCGTACTGGCAGCACGTATTGCCAAAGCGGAAGAAGAAAAGCGCGCCGCCGAAATTTCTGATACGCGCCGTGACTTGTTAGGGTCGGGGGATCGTAGTGATCGCATTCGTACCTATAACTACCCACAAGGTCGCGTGTCTGATCATCGTATTAACTTGACGGTATATCGCTTGAACGAAGTGATGGGCGGCGATTTACAAACCTTGATCGATCCTGTTATCCAAGAGCATCAGGCTGACCAATTAGCGGCCTTAGCTGAGCAGCAGTAA
- the prmC gene encoding peptide chain release factor N(5)-glutamine methyltransferase: MMPTIDERLKQATQQLAASGSESPSLDAAVLLCHALNKPRSYLFTWPDKTLNDAESAQFESFLALRLEGRPVAHITGEREFWSLPLQVSPTTLIPRPDTERLVEVALALSDIPAGQVLDLGTGTGAIALALASEWPQRSIVGIDLRIEAQQLAQRNAARLGFDNVTVKQGSWFTPLKAGTKFALIVSNPPYIEENDPHLEQGDVRFEPRSALVASQNGLADITYISDHAREYLLDGGWLIFEHGYDQGTAVREQLVTLGYQDVRTERDYGGQERVTLGRFLS, translated from the coding sequence ATCATGCCAACTATTGATGAGCGGCTTAAACAAGCCACACAGCAACTCGCTGCCAGCGGCAGTGAATCACCGTCGCTCGATGCGGCGGTGTTGCTCTGTCATGCACTCAATAAACCCCGCTCGTATTTATTTACTTGGCCGGATAAAACGTTGAATGACGCTGAATCCGCGCAGTTTGAGTCATTCCTCGCCCTACGTCTTGAAGGCCGACCTGTTGCCCACATTACGGGAGAGCGCGAGTTTTGGTCTTTGCCTTTGCAAGTTTCTCCCACCACGTTGATTCCACGACCTGATACCGAACGCTTAGTCGAAGTGGCCTTGGCGTTATCTGATATTCCTGCAGGACAGGTGTTGGATTTGGGAACGGGAACAGGGGCAATCGCTCTGGCTTTGGCATCAGAGTGGCCACAGCGTTCTATTGTCGGGATTGATTTGCGGATTGAAGCCCAGCAATTAGCACAGCGTAATGCGGCTCGGCTTGGCTTCGACAATGTGACGGTGAAACAGGGCAGTTGGTTTACACCGCTTAAGGCTGGTACAAAGTTTGCTTTGATTGTTTCCAATCCCCCTTACATTGAAGAAAACGATCCGCATCTAGAGCAAGGGGATGTTCGATTTGAGCCGAGAAGTGCGTTAGTGGCTTCGCAAAACGGGTTGGCGGACATTACTTACATCAGCGACCATGCCAGAGAGTACTTACTGGACGGTGGGTGGCTGATTTTTGAGCATGGGTATGATCAAGGAACAGCGGTTCGTGAACAATTAGTCACATTGGGGTATCAAGATGTGCGCACGGAGCGAGATTATGGCGGCCAAGAACGTGTAACATTAGGCCGTTTTTTGAGTTAA
- a CDS encoding SirB2 family protein: MYEFFKQLHLSTIAISVTLLTVRYILMMMDSPKLNNKFLKIFPHINDTVLLVSGVVLIYITGFVPFTAAAPWMASKLMCVVAYIALGVFALKLGRNKLLRTFGFLGALGWLAMAGNIAVTKVPMFFQ; the protein is encoded by the coding sequence ATGTACGAATTTTTCAAGCAATTGCATTTATCGACCATCGCTATTAGTGTCACGTTGTTAACCGTGAGATACATTTTGATGATGATGGATTCTCCGAAACTGAATAATAAGTTTTTAAAGATTTTCCCTCATATCAACGATACTGTGTTGTTGGTTTCTGGCGTGGTATTAATTTATATCACTGGTTTTGTGCCGTTTACCGCAGCAGCACCGTGGATGGCAAGCAAGTTGATGTGTGTGGTTGCGTATATCGCGTTAGGCGTGTTTGCGTTGAAACTGGGGCGTAACAAATTACTCAGAACGTTTGGTTTTCTCGGGGCGCTGGGGTGGTTAGCCATGGCTGGGAATATTGCCGTAACGAAAGTTCCCATGTTTTTTCAATAA
- a CDS encoding SirB1 family protein — MLNLSDDDFDEMPLAEGALVLNEAIDSETRVAWAKEELERLVAEAKQALTTHTHGPARLEAFLQLFYQEWGFKGDQEAYFDASNAFIDKVLERRKGIPVSLGALLLYFADKLDFPFEAVNFPTQFLIKVVWPESTAYYLNPFSGEEVSQHTLQAWLVGHKGPLSQLKPEHLKTTDHATIIGRWLALIKNALLREERYTLALRCTDLALTFVPDDPYEIRDRGFIYQQLDCHHVAASDYQYFIDQCPDDPAAELLKTQVNALSRDDVTVH, encoded by the coding sequence CTGTTAAATTTATCGGATGATGATTTTGATGAAATGCCTCTCGCGGAAGGGGCTTTGGTCCTAAACGAAGCCATTGATTCGGAAACGAGAGTGGCGTGGGCGAAAGAAGAGTTGGAACGTTTAGTCGCGGAGGCGAAGCAGGCCTTAACAACGCATACTCACGGTCCCGCTCGTCTCGAGGCTTTCTTGCAATTGTTTTATCAAGAATGGGGCTTTAAAGGCGATCAAGAGGCCTATTTTGATGCCAGTAATGCCTTCATTGATAAAGTGCTTGAGCGCCGTAAGGGGATCCCAGTTAGCTTAGGCGCTTTGCTATTGTATTTTGCTGATAAGCTCGATTTCCCGTTTGAGGCCGTTAACTTTCCGACTCAATTTTTAATTAAAGTGGTATGGCCTGAATCCACGGCCTATTATCTGAATCCGTTTTCTGGCGAAGAGGTGTCTCAGCATACCTTGCAAGCTTGGCTGGTGGGGCATAAAGGTCCATTGAGCCAGTTAAAACCTGAGCATCTGAAAACGACTGACCACGCCACGATCATTGGTCGCTGGTTAGCGTTAATCAAAAATGCGTTATTGCGTGAAGAGCGCTATACCTTAGCATTACGCTGTACAGATCTTGCACTGACCTTTGTTCCCGATGATCCTTATGAGATTCGTGATCGAGGCTTTATCTATCAGCAATTGGATTGCCATCACGTGGCGGCCTCTGATTATCAGTATTTTATCGACCAATGCCCGGATGATCCGGCGGCTGAATTATTAAAAACTCAAGTGAATGCATTAAGTCGCGATGATGTGACCGTGCACTAA
- the kdsA gene encoding 3-deoxy-8-phosphooctulonate synthase, whose protein sequence is MEQKIVHVGDIPVANDKPFTLFAGMNVLESRDMAMRICEHYVNVTNKLNIPYVFKASFDKANRSSIHSYRGPGLDEGLKIFQEIKETFGVKIITDVHNEAQAQPVSEVVDVIQLPAFLARQTDLVEAMAKTGAVINVKKPQFMSPGQVGNIVEKFAECGNENIILCERGSCHGYDNLVVDILGFGVMKKASQGSPIIFDVTHSLQNRDPSGAASGGRREQTVELAKAGLATGIAGLFIEAHPDPDNAKCDGPSALPLDKLEPFLQQMKALDDMIKGFEHIDIK, encoded by the coding sequence ATGGAACAAAAGATCGTTCATGTTGGTGACATCCCGGTAGCTAACGATAAACCCTTCACGCTATTTGCGGGAATGAATGTTTTAGAGTCTCGCGATATGGCGATGCGCATTTGTGAGCATTACGTCAATGTGACGAATAAACTCAATATTCCTTATGTATTCAAAGCGTCGTTTGATAAAGCAAACCGCAGCTCTATCCACTCTTATCGTGGGCCAGGTTTAGACGAAGGATTGAAAATCTTTCAAGAAATCAAAGAGACGTTTGGGGTCAAAATCATTACCGATGTGCATAACGAAGCTCAAGCTCAACCCGTTTCTGAAGTGGTGGATGTTATCCAGCTTCCCGCATTTTTAGCTCGTCAAACAGACTTAGTTGAAGCGATGGCGAAAACTGGCGCGGTGATTAACGTGAAAAAACCTCAGTTTATGAGCCCGGGCCAAGTCGGAAATATCGTTGAGAAATTTGCTGAATGCGGCAATGAGAATATCATTTTGTGTGAACGTGGCTCATGCCATGGTTACGATAACCTAGTGGTGGATATTTTAGGGTTTGGCGTGATGAAAAAGGCGTCTCAAGGTAGTCCAATTATCTTTGATGTGACGCACTCACTACAAAACCGTGATCCTTCTGGGGCCGCTTCTGGTGGTCGCCGTGAACAAACGGTTGAGCTTGCTAAAGCCGGCTTGGCAACAGGCATTGCGGGCTTATTCATTGAAGCTCACCCAGATCCAGATAATGCGAAATGTGATGGTCCATCGGCTCTGCCACTCGATAAGCTAGAACCGTTTTTACAACAAATGAAAGCCTTGGATGATATGATCAAAGGCTTTGAGCATATCGATATTAAATAA
- the ybaK gene encoding Cys-tRNA(Pro) deacylase: MTPAINLAKKKKTPHTIHQYQHDPNSESYGEEAARVLGQDPSTVFKTLLFALNGEEKQLAVAVIPVSLRLNLKLAAKAAKAKKAEMAKPDIAEKTTGYVVGGISPLGQKKALPTFIHHSAELQDTICVSAGKRGLEIELSPQDLAMLTRGTFVDLCGE; this comes from the coding sequence ATGACGCCAGCCATTAATTTAGCCAAAAAAAAGAAAACGCCTCATACTATCCATCAGTACCAGCATGATCCAAATAGTGAAAGTTACGGCGAAGAAGCGGCTCGCGTGTTGGGTCAAGATCCTAGTACGGTGTTTAAAACGTTACTGTTTGCGTTAAACGGGGAAGAGAAGCAATTAGCCGTCGCGGTGATTCCGGTCAGTTTGCGCCTCAATCTCAAATTGGCTGCGAAAGCTGCGAAAGCCAAAAAAGCCGAAATGGCCAAGCCCGACATCGCCGAGAAAACGACAGGTTATGTCGTCGGTGGTATCAGCCCTCTAGGGCAGAAGAAAGCCTTACCCACCTTTATTCATCATAGTGCCGAATTACAGGATACGATATGTGTTAGCGCGGGTAAGCGAGGGTTAGAAATAGAATTGTCGCCACAAGATCTAGCGATGTTAACTCGCGGAACCTTCGTTGATTTGTGCGGGGAATAA
- a CDS encoding uracil-xanthine permease family protein produces the protein MKNAIIGAQMLFVAFGALVLVPLLTGLDPNVALFGAGAGTLLFQLITRRSVPIFLASSFAFIAPIMYGTQAFGIAATMGGLVAAGMVYVLLGAAIKVRGVGFIHKLLPPVVVGPVIMVIGLGLAPTAVNMAMGKSGDGSAQLVNGDYALWIALASLLTTIAISVYVKGFFRLIPICGGIFVGYMLSLFFGVVDFSAIHQAAWFALPNFTMPEFNINAILFMIPVAIAPAVEHVGDMIAISNVTGKDYLKKPGLHRTITGDGVATILAAFLGAPPNTTYSEVTGAVTLTRAFNPVIMTWAAVTAIALALIGKLGAFLQTIPVPVMGGIMILLFGSIATVGLNSLIKHNVDLHKSRNLVIVGVVLVFGIGGMAFGIGNFNLQGVSLCGIVGIVLNLILPQDLGENHIVDSTQLDDE, from the coding sequence ATGAAAAATGCCATTATTGGCGCACAAATGTTATTTGTAGCATTTGGTGCACTGGTTCTTGTTCCGTTGTTAACGGGATTAGATCCTAACGTTGCACTGTTTGGGGCCGGCGCTGGTACCCTCTTATTCCAACTCATTACTCGCCGCTCCGTTCCTATTTTCCTCGCCTCTTCTTTTGCCTTTATTGCTCCCATTATGTATGGCACACAAGCCTTCGGTATTGCCGCGACCATGGGTGGCCTAGTCGCAGCGGGTATGGTGTATGTGTTGCTTGGTGCCGCGATTAAAGTTCGTGGGGTTGGCTTTATCCATAAATTACTGCCTCCTGTGGTTGTCGGTCCGGTCATCATGGTGATTGGGCTTGGCCTTGCCCCTACCGCCGTGAATATGGCGATGGGAAAATCCGGCGATGGGAGTGCCCAGTTAGTCAATGGTGACTATGCCCTGTGGATAGCCCTAGCCTCTTTGCTCACCACCATTGCGATTAGTGTTTATGTCAAAGGGTTTTTCCGCTTAATTCCTATCTGTGGTGGTATTTTCGTTGGCTACATGCTGTCCTTATTTTTTGGTGTTGTCGACTTTTCCGCCATTCACCAAGCGGCTTGGTTCGCACTGCCAAACTTCACCATGCCTGAATTCAATATCAACGCCATTTTATTCATGATTCCCGTGGCGATTGCTCCAGCGGTCGAGCATGTTGGCGACATGATTGCGATTTCTAACGTCACCGGTAAAGACTATTTAAAAAAACCCGGTTTGCATCGCACCATTACTGGTGACGGTGTCGCCACAATTTTGGCGGCTTTTTTAGGAGCGCCGCCGAACACGACATACAGCGAAGTCACAGGAGCGGTGACATTAACTCGAGCATTTAATCCGGTGATCATGACTTGGGCTGCCGTTACCGCGATTGCATTAGCGTTAATTGGCAAGCTCGGCGCGTTCTTACAAACCATTCCTGTGCCTGTCATGGGTGGAATCATGATCTTATTATTTGGCTCCATTGCCACCGTAGGTCTGAATTCACTCATTAAGCATAACGTTGATTTACACAAATCCCGTAATCTAGTCATTGTTGGGGTTGTCTTGGTGTTTGGCATTGGTGGGATGGCATTTGGAATTGGTAACTTCAACCTACAGGGTGTTAGCTTATGTGGTATCGTCGGGATTGTACTGAATCTTATTTTGCCACAAGATCTTGGCGAAAATCATATCGTAGATAGTACTCAGCTCGACGACGAGTAA